From a region of the Tamandua tetradactyla isolate mTamTet1 chromosome 10, mTamTet1.pri, whole genome shotgun sequence genome:
- the LOC143648054 gene encoding keratin-associated protein 13-1-like, with translation MYSNCCSGNFSSCSLGSSLRYPGYSCGFSYPSNLVYSTDLCSPSTSLYSGCQETCYKPSSCGVSCAVSKPCPTSCYRPRTSVSCSPCQPRSLDYGTRSPCSLGYGARSCYSLGCGVTGFRSLGCGTRVSPFLGYGSGLCCPSYFPSRSCQPSCYIPTCGSGFYRSIC, from the coding sequence ATGTACTCCAACTGCTGCTCTGGAAACTTCTCCTCCTGCTCCCTTGGGAGCTCCCTGCGGTACCCAGGTTACTCCTGCGGGTTTTCTTACCCCAGCAACCTGGTCTACAGCACTGACCTGTGCTCTCCCAGCACCTCTCTCTACAGTGGCTGTCAGGAGACCTGCTACAAGCCCAGCAGCTGTGGGGTGTCCTGTGCAGTGTCCAAGCCCTGCCCGACGTCCTGCTACCGCCCCAGGACCTCCGTGTCCTGCAGTCCCTGCCAGCCAAGATCACTGGACTATGGCACTAGGAGCCCCTGTTCCCTTGGCTATGGAGCAAGAAGCTGCTACTCCCTGGGCTGTGGAGTCACTGGTTTCAGATCACTGGGTTGTGGAACCCGTGTCTCCCCCTTCCTGGGATATGGTTCTGGATTATGCTGCCCATCCTACTTTCCTTCTAGGAGCTGCCAGCCTTCTTGCTACATACCGACCTGTGGATCTGGCTTCTATCGTTCCATTTGCTAA
- the LOC143648053 gene encoding keratin-associated protein 13-1-like, whose translation MYSNCCSGNFSSCSLLSSLRYPGYSCGFSYPSNLVYSTDLCSPSTSLYSGCQETCYKPSSCGVSCVVSNPCPTSCYRPRTSVHCSPCQPAYTRSQDCGTRSTCSLGFGARSCYSQGCGVTGFRSLGCGTRVSPFLGYGSGLCCPSYLPSRSCQPSCYRPTCGSGFYHSTC comes from the coding sequence ATGTACTCCAACTGCTGCTCTGGAAACTTCTCTTCCTGCTCTCTTCTGAGCTCCCTGCGGTACCCAGGTTACTCCTGCGGGTTTTCTTACCCCAGCAACCTGGTCTACAGCACTGACCTGTGCTCTCCCAGCACCTCTCTCTACAGTGGCTGTCAGGAGACCTGCTACAAGCCCAGCAGCTGTGGGGTGTCGTGTGTAGTGTCCAATCCCTGCCCGACGTCCTGCTACCGCCCCAGAACCTCCGTGCACTGCAGTCCCTGCCAGCCAGCTTACACAAGGTCTCAGGACTGTGGCACTAGGAGCACCTGTTCCCTAGGTTTTGGAGCAAGAAGTTGCTATTCCCAGGGCTGTGGAGTCACTGGTTTCAGATCACTGGGTTGTGGAACCCGTGTCTCCCCTTTCCTGGGATATGGTTCCGGATTATGCTGCCCATCCTACCTTCCTTCTAGGAGCTGCCAGCCTTCTTGCTACAGACCAACCTGTGGATCCGGCTTCTATCATTCAACTTGCTGA